The proteins below are encoded in one region of Methanomassiliicoccus luminyensis B10:
- a CDS encoding carboxylate--amine ligase, which produces MVRSLGREGIPLVAVDFVKKAPGLRSRYARPLLVPDPVKDPQGVLDILLRDGDSGSRSVLYPTSDAFVLFMSRYRDELSERFIFNIPSERVLEGMVNKRLQYEEANRVGTPIANTHYPTDMADIERIEHDLDYPVFIKPLYSHLWHERFGNKGFKVANPRELGARFEEIFAAGLEALVQSIILGPNTNHVKVCAYYGTDGGLGALFQTRKQRQYPTEFGVGTIMHSIHDPEVAKMGLRFFEGVGYRGVGSIEFKLDDRDGKYKMIELNPRLWAQNSQATYAGVNFSLIEYLDVTGQGMGPAPDWKDNVRWMDSFEDLQAFSWFKDYGMVKRRDLINSWMTIDCHAYFAWDDLGPVWAHTGGGVEAAKLLVALGKMGRADRVSESVRRGYAHLRPRRSMKEAVEVKRTG; this is translated from the coding sequence GTGGATTTCGTGAAGAAAGCCCCGGGCCTTCGCTCGAGGTACGCGAGGCCTCTGCTAGTCCCCGATCCCGTGAAGGATCCCCAGGGCGTCCTGGATATCCTGCTCAGGGATGGCGATAGCGGCAGCAGGAGCGTTCTGTACCCCACCTCGGACGCCTTCGTCCTGTTCATGTCGCGGTACCGCGACGAGCTGTCGGAGAGGTTCATCTTCAACATCCCTTCCGAGAGGGTGCTGGAGGGGATGGTGAACAAGCGGCTCCAATACGAGGAGGCCAACAGAGTGGGCACGCCCATCGCCAACACCCATTACCCCACTGACATGGCGGACATCGAGAGGATAGAGCATGACCTCGATTACCCGGTGTTCATCAAGCCATTGTACTCCCACCTGTGGCACGAGCGGTTCGGGAACAAGGGATTCAAGGTGGCGAACCCCCGCGAACTAGGCGCCAGGTTCGAGGAGATCTTCGCCGCGGGCCTGGAGGCGCTGGTGCAGTCGATAATTCTGGGCCCCAATACCAACCACGTCAAGGTGTGCGCGTACTATGGCACCGACGGCGGCCTGGGGGCGCTCTTCCAGACCAGGAAGCAGAGGCAGTATCCCACCGAGTTCGGGGTGGGGACGATCATGCACAGCATCCATGACCCCGAGGTCGCGAAGATGGGGCTGCGGTTCTTCGAGGGCGTCGGGTACCGGGGGGTCGGGTCGATAGAGTTCAAGCTGGACGATCGGGACGGGAAGTACAAGATGATCGAGCTGAACCCCCGGCTGTGGGCGCAGAACTCCCAGGCCACCTACGCCGGGGTCAATTTCTCGCTGATAGAGTACCTCGACGTGACGGGGCAGGGCATGGGGCCAGCCCCGGACTGGAAGGATAACGTCAGGTGGATGGACTCCTTCGAGGACCTCCAGGCGTTCAGCTGGTTCAAGGACTACGGGATGGTGAAGCGCAGGGACCTTATCAATTCCTGGATGACCATCGACTGCCACGCCTATTTTGCCTGGGACGACCTCGGCCCGGTATGGGCGCACACCGGGGGCGGAGTGGAGGCGGCGAAGCTCCTGGTGGCCCTCGGCAAGATGGGGCGCGCTGACCGGGTGTCCGAGAGCGTGCGGAGGGGGTACGCCCACCTCCGTCCGAGGAGGTCGATGAAGGAGGCTGTGGAGGTCAAACGTACCGGATGA
- a CDS encoding 2TM domain-containing protein produces the protein MESEQELWARARQRAEDKMGFYIHLGFFILVNAALIGIWWFTGGGFFWPAFVLGFWGIGLAAHAIGTFGSGRYTDRLVQREYERLRDRK, from the coding sequence ATGGAGAGCGAACAGGAGCTGTGGGCCCGGGCGAGGCAGCGCGCCGAGGACAAGATGGGGTTCTACATACACCTGGGATTCTTCATCCTGGTGAACGCAGCCCTGATCGGGATATGGTGGTTCACCGGAGGCGGGTTCTTCTGGCCGGCGTTCGTCCTGGGGTTCTGGGGCATCGGCCTGGCCGCGCACGCCATCGGGACCTTCGGCAGCGGGAGGTACACCGATCGGCTGGTCCAGAGAGAGTACGAGCGGCTCCGGGACCGGAAGTGA
- a CDS encoding DUF3243 family protein: protein MKEDLTGSARESVEACLNLFNFSRDWEGWKGSLKETVESARETDPSEEHLVDVTEDVLEFINERICPGSPEEKLMASVWAHAEPEERRALARIFLRIIED from the coding sequence ATGAAAGAAGACCTCACGGGTTCCGCGCGGGAAAGTGTCGAGGCATGCCTGAACCTGTTCAACTTCTCCAGGGACTGGGAGGGCTGGAAAGGATCGCTGAAGGAGACGGTCGAATCGGCAAGGGAGACGGACCCCTCCGAGGAGCACCTGGTGGACGTAACCGAGGACGTGCTGGAATTCATCAACGAGAGGATATGCCCCGGCTCCCCGGAGGAAAAGCTCATGGCCTCGGTATGGGCGCACGCTGAGCCGGAGGAGAGGAGGGCTCTCGCCCGCATCTTCCTGCGTATCATCGAGGACTAG
- a CDS encoding ABC transporter ATP-binding protein, whose product MTAVEVKDLVKNFGDFQAVKGASFSVDEGEVFGLIGPNGAGKTTTMRMMSTLLEISGGSINLFGYDVKEQTDEVRRIISYLPEEAGAYKNLTGRQYLSFIGKFFAEGKEFEDILERGIKIANLGERIDDKVETYSKGMTRRLLVGRALMFRPRLAILDELTSGLDVINAQKVRNTVKDTTKDGTTIIVSSHNMLEVELICDRIALVNDGRVVEQGTPNELKKKYDASNIEDVFVRVVG is encoded by the coding sequence ATGACTGCGGTAGAAGTAAAGGACCTGGTGAAGAACTTCGGGGATTTCCAGGCGGTCAAGGGCGCCTCCTTCTCCGTCGACGAGGGTGAGGTGTTCGGGCTCATCGGCCCCAACGGGGCGGGGAAGACCACCACTATGAGGATGATGTCCACTTTGCTGGAGATCAGCGGAGGGAGCATCAATCTGTTCGGCTACGACGTGAAGGAGCAGACCGACGAGGTGAGGAGGATCATCAGCTATCTGCCGGAGGAGGCGGGGGCGTACAAGAACCTCACCGGGCGGCAATACTTGTCGTTCATCGGCAAGTTCTTCGCCGAGGGCAAGGAGTTCGAGGACATATTGGAGCGGGGCATCAAGATCGCCAACCTGGGCGAGCGCATCGACGACAAGGTGGAAACGTACAGCAAAGGGATGACCCGCCGCCTGCTGGTCGGCAGGGCCCTGATGTTCAGGCCGCGCCTGGCCATTCTCGACGAGCTGACTTCGGGTCTTGATGTCATCAATGCGCAGAAGGTAAGGAACACGGTGAAGGACACCACCAAGGACGGAACGACCATCATCGTGTCATCCCATAACATGCTCGAGGTCGAGCTGATCTGCGACCGCATCGCCCTCGTGAACGATGGGCGCGTAGTGGAGCAGGGGACCCCCAATGAGCTGAAGAAGAAGTATGACGCATCCAACATCGAGGATGTCTTCGTGAGGGTGGTCGGATGA